TACATGTGTGTGACACATATGCACAGCTCTGTAGAATGAGACACGTGGGGAGAACAAGGTGACCAAAAGACAGGGTGGGAAGGCGACTTCTAACTCTCTGGACTGAATCTAAATGTCCACTTCAGATCCCAATGTTGATGCCCTAAGGCCactgtgatggtatttggagatggaaGATGGTGTCTGTGTAAGGTCACCAGTGGGGTCCATAACAGCACTGCCTCCTGGATTAGTGCCCTTccaagcagaggaagagacatgagagctctctctacATGCATGAATGTAGGAAAGGCCTAGTGAACacacagtgaaccagtggttgtcCACAAGCGCCAGGAACAggaccacacagaaacacagaaatacagccATCAATACCAAAgaagttaaaggaagaaaaactcccagtaaaagctctcaggaagttcaaagcatatattagaaatatctttgggaaaatggcagggcaaagttactacttatcaatagtcacattgaacattaatggcctcaactctccaggcaaaagacacagattggctaaatggattaaggaacaaaacccatctatttgctgcttacaagaaacacatcttaccaacaaagatgcatgcagactgaaagtgaaaggttggaaaaagatattccttgccaacagaaaccaaataaAAGCTGGCACagctatattaatatcagacaaaataaactttaacacaaaaactgttaagagagacaaagaggggcactatataatgatcaagggttcaattcaacaggaagatgtaactattataaatgtgtatgcacctaattacagggcaccagtctatttaaaagatatgttaagggacttaaagggagacttagattccaatacaatactactgggggacttcaatactccactctcggaaatagatcatccggacagaagatcaacaaggaaacagcagatttaatcgacactattgcccaaatggatctaacaggcaTCTACGGAACTTtcaatcagacatttaaagaatttacatttttctcagcagtgcatggatccttctctaggattgatcacatactaggccataaagcaagtctcagcaatttcaaaagaattagaatcataccatgcagcttctcagaccacagtggaatgaagctgcaaattagcaactcaggaatccctagagcatatgcaaacacaggcatatgctgaacaacatgctcctgaatggacactgggtcacagaagaaatcaaaagagaaatcaaaaactttctggaagtaaatgaggataacaacacaacacatcaaaacttataggatacagcaaaagcagtgttaagaggaaagtttatagcaacagaagcctacatcaagaaattggaaaggcaccaaataaatgagctttcaatgcagctcaagaatctagaaaaactgcagcaaaccaaaccagacacaaatctagtagaagagacataattaaaatcagagaagaaatcaacagatttGAAtcctgaaaaaattataaaaaatcagccaagcgaagagctggtgttttgaaaaaattaacaaaattgacaccccattggcccaactaactaaaaaaagaaaagactcaaatcaataaaatcagagatgaaaaaggaaattaacaacagacaccacagaaataaaaagaatcatcagaaattactacaaggacctgtatgccagcaaacagggaaatctatcagaaacgggtagattcctggacacatgcaatctacctaaattgaaccatgaagacacagaaaacctaaatagacccataactgaaacagaaattgaaacagtaaagaCCTTCCCCaccaaaaaaagcccaggaccagatggattcagtgCGGAactctaccaggcatttaaagaagaactaactccaattcttctcaaactattcagaacaatcaaaagagagggaatcctcccaaattctttctatgaagccagcttcaccttaatccctaagctggaaaaagatgcagcattgaaagaaaattacagaccaatatccctgatgaacatagacacaaaaatcttcaaaattctggccagtagaatgcaacaacacaccagaaagatcatccacccagaccaagtgggatttatccctgatatgcagggatggttcaatgttcgcaaatcaatcaatgtgatacaccacattaaaaaactacagaagaaaaaccatatgattaccttaACAGATGCattgaaagcattttataaaatacaacaccctttcatgatgaaaactctaagcaaactgggtatggaaggaacatttgtcaatacaatcaaagcaatttatgaaaaacccacggccagtatcctattgaatggggaaaagttggaagcatttccactgagatctggtaccagacagggatgcccactctcaccactgctattcaatatagttctggaagttttagccagagctattaggcaagaaaaagaaattaaagggatacaaaatgggaagggagaactcaaactatccctctttacagatgatatgcttctttatttaggggatacaaagacctctactaagagactattagaagagtttggcaaagtagcaggatataaaatcaatgcacaaaaatcaacagcctttgtatatacaggcaatgccacggctgacagagaacttctaagatcaattccattcacaatagccacaaaaacaatcaaataccttggaataaacttagccaAGGACATTAAAGgattctataatgagaattacaaaatcttaaagaaacagaagaggatatcaaaaaatggaaaaatcttccatgctcacatgtattggaagaatcaatatcatcaaaatgtccattctcccaaaagcaatttaaagattcaatgcgatatgaatcaaaataccaaagacattcttctcagatctggaaaaaatgatactgaaattcatatggagacacaggagacctcgaatagctaaagcaatcttgtacaacaaaaacaaagccggagcatcacaataccaggtttcaggacatactacagggcagttgtaatcaaaacagcatggtactggtacagaaacagatggatagaccaatggaacagaacagaaacaccagaaatcaatccaaacttctacagccaacttatatttgatcaaggatctaaaaccaattcctggagcaaggacagtctattcaataaatggtgctggaaaaactggatttccacatgcagaatcatgaagcaagacccctacctttcaccttacacaaaaattcactcaacatggattaaagatctaaatctatgacccaacaccatcaaattattagagaacattggagggctggcgctgtggctcaataggctaatcctccacctgcagtgccggcacccgggttctagtcccagcaggggcaccagtttctgtcccggttgcccctcttccaggccagctctctgctgtggcccaggagtacagtggaggatggcccaaatgcttgggccctgcacctgcatgggagaccagaagaagcacctggctcctgccttcggatcagcgtggtgcgctggccgcagcggccattggagggtgaaccaacagaaaaggaagacctttctctctgtctctatctctctctcactgtccactctgcctgtcaaaaaaataataataaataaaaaaaatttaaaaatagagaacattggaaaaaccctgcaagatttaGGTAccggaaaagacttcttggaaaagaccctggaggcacaggcagtcaaagccaaaattaacatttgggattgcatcaaattgagaagtttctgtactgcaaaagaaacaggaaagtgaagaggcaaccgacagaatgggaaaaaatatttgcaaactatgcaacagataaaggattaataaccagaatctacaaagagatcaagaaactccacaacaacaaaacaacccacttaagagacgggccaaagacctcaatagacatttttcaaaagaagaaatccaaatggccaacaggcacatggatcactagcaatcagggaaatgcaaatcaaaaccacaaagaggtttcacctcaccccagttagaatggctcacattcagaaatctaccaacaacagatgctggagaggatgtggggaaaaagggacactaacccactgttggctggaatgcaaactggttaagccactatggaagtcagtttggagattcctaagaaacccgaatataaccctaccgtacaacccagccatcccactccctggaatttacccaaaggaaattaaattggcaaacaaaaaagtggtctgcaccttaatgtttagtgcagctcaattcacagtagctaagacctggaatcaacctaaatgcccatcaacagcagactggataaagaaattatgggatatgtactctttagaatactatacagcagtaaaaaaaaaatccagtcatctgcaacaaaatggaggaatcctgaaaacatcatgctgagtgaaatcagccagtcccaaagggacaaatatcatctgttctccctgatcggtgacaattaaccgagcaccaaaaaggaaacctgttgaagtgaaatggacactatgagaaacaatgacttgatcagcctttgacCTGattgtcgatgaacaacttaatattttatgacttttactatttttttcttctacttaatactattggttgaactctaattaacactcaattattcttaggtgtttaaatttaactgaaaagtgatctctgttaaatataaaaatgggaataagagagggaggaaaggcacaatttgggacattaatggtagagttagaaacgtgccagaggattccaattcaatcccttcttGGTGGCATataccaaagccatctcactagtccaagtgatcaattttagttcataattgatcataatgataggtctaacagtcaaagagatcacataaacaagactagtgtctgctaatactaactgatagaataaggAGAGAacaatgcaacatgggaagctggatacacagcagactcatagaataacagatgtcctaaacagcactctggatcAGAATTAGCCCTTACAGCATTCGTATCTGGATGAGGAGATcaaaacactcaggaaaaaaaaatgacctaaataaaagatctctgcgagtgagatcccagtagaaagaactgggctccatcaaagaaggaggtacctttctctgaagggaggagagaacttctagtttgactatgatcttgtctaaataagataggagtcggtgaactcaaaaggcttccatagccttgacaactcatgacaagagcctagggagattactgacgccataaacaagagtgttaatttgttaagtcaacaacaggagtcactgtgcacttactccccatgtaggatctctgctcttaatgtgttgtacaatgtgaattaatgctataactagtactcaaacagtattttacactttgtgtttcggtgtgggtgcaaactgttgaaatctttacttaatatatactttaGTATatatttgatcttctgtatataaagagaattgaaaatcaatcttgatgcgaactgaatgggagagggagcaagagatgggagggttgcgggtggagggaagttatagggggaaaagccattgtactccatacactgtactttggaaattcatatttattaaataaaagttaaaaaacgtTTTTAGGATCAAACTTTTAACTCTCATAATTTGTCACtatctttgaaaattatataaGTAATAAAGTTTTTAAGTTGGAACCCAAGAGAATAAATCAAACTCCTTAATTTCTGTGAAAAGCAAGAGTGCATTGCTATCTTCTATGAATTCTAATGATCAGAAATTAGCATTTGCCATAAGAAGATGTGCTTGTATACTTTCTAGGGGTATTTAGTTATGTCAAAAATTGTAAGGCTGGTCCCATTTACAAGACTACCTTATGACAAACTCTAAGCAAAGTATTTTAGTGAGTGTCCAATTCTTACAAGTAGTAACAGGATTCCACTGTGTTTAAAATCAtatagagcaggcatttggtctagcagttaggctaccagttaagatgctcacttCCCACATCAGACTGTTTGAGtctgatgcccagctccagctcctgactccagcttcctgctaacagagtccctgggagccagtggtgatggctcaagtaactgggttcccaccacccacacaaGTTGAGACACCAGCTTCTTTCTTCAGTTCCCACGCTGGCCCAGCCATTGCTagacactgggaagtgaaccagcagttgggagcttgctgattcactctgcctctcaaataaataaatacgtaatttttttgaattcccctTTCCAAAAGcaagtattttattaatttgagagtaCATGATGTTGCATTAGAACATGAGTTCTGATTAAGAAGTGCTGTGTTTTATCTTACTGAAATCCAAGCAGAAGGATGTAAATTTCAAGCTCAAACCAGAGTCTGTTCCATTGCTATGTCAATTAACAATATGCAGACATAAAATCTTGCTGCTATAAGTGAAGAGATTGTGCAATAGTTCCCTTCAGGGTTCCAGGGGATTCTGATCTAAGCCTGACAGACAAGTTACTGCTGGTTTGCTTTACCACTCAGAGTTAGAATAATTTCAACTACTTAGAAGTTCATCAAACTTGGGAACTCACTGAATAACTTACcttatttttcatgttatttcttATGACATTAATACATACTCATTACTgacaaatctggaaaacatttaaaggaaagcctaaaatagaaaatgaaatcattcctATCCATAGAAGccagagtttatatatatatatatatatatatatatatacacacacacacacacacacacacagagtgtatATTTATATGCATGTACACTCTAGAAATGAGACCAGgatatttatagttttatagctttttttttcattacttaGAAACCTATACTAGCAATCCCTATGCTAACTAGGGCATGCTGTAATATAATAAACCAATCTCTGCAGTAGGCATTCAGATTGCCTTTGGTTTTCCCATCTATGTGACTGTAACAATCATGCACTATAGCCAATGCTGAGATGAGTATCTTCAAATGTAGTTTTCTTATGCATCCCTGACTCTCTCCCAAGGGTAAATTCCTAAAAGTGAAATAGTCAGCTGAAAGAGAACATTTGGTAAATCTGGTATAAGCTGCCAACTTGCCACATTATGCATTACTAATCTTCTTCACATTGTTTTCTAATTAGCTGAGGCCACAGAAGCATCTGTGAATGAAACAAATGACCTGTCTATACTGCTTAAGGAAACTACACATTACCCAGGCATAATGGGCCCACAAAAGCTGTGCCTGTACAGACAAGTGCACACACACTGATTCGCCAGGGGCACCGGGGTGTGGACAGAGCACAGGCCACTGGATCTGGCTTGGAACTGCAGCTCCACCAATGACTGCTTGTGTGGCCCTGGACGGCTTGCAGTTTTCTCAGCTATCCACCGCAGGTCTCTGTGTCCACATCTTTCGGCAGATTCGCCACATAAAGGcatctggcactgcagactgctcTCGCTGAAGTGCCGTGGCCCAGTGAACAACACAGCTTTAAGTCCCACCCCGCCTGCTACTCTGTGGATCCTAGGAAAGTCCCTTGGATCTCTCAGAGATATTTTCTTAATGAAATGCTCAGCTCGTACACCTGTTGTGAGGAATAAATGAGGTCATAAATATAAAGCTCCAAGCACATGCGAGGCACTTTAgtcattctggttttttttaagTGGGTTTCACACCCACAATGAGCCAGAAGGCACAGGATGACCAGTCTGTCCAGGGAGCGTGTTGGGACGCAAAGCCCTGAAGGCTGAGCATTCTCCACGGCAGTACCTAAGCCTTCTCCTTCCAGACGGGAGGCTGACTTGACCAGATCTGCACACCAATGTGCACACTGCTATGTCTTCGGTACCACGTGAGGTACCGACATGTGAGCACACTGACAACGTTCCCGAACCAGACGGCCAGGAAGGAGAAGTGGCAGCTCAACACTTCCGGAAACTACCAGTGTTCGTGGGTAAATgggtttaagaaaaaaacttcctTTTCCCCCTTCATCCTAGTTTACACATTCCACCCAAGCCAGGATGTCGTGTGGTTTCACCGAAATCGTTCCGTAacactttctatttctttttgcaaaGGCAGCTCCGGAGACGCCTGGGGGCACCACCTGGCTACGTCACCACCCAACACACTGGCTCCCAACTCCGTCCACCCTACAGGACTCACACATCAGAACCAGCAAACAAGAACCCGAGCCGCGGGCCCTGCGGCCTCTTCCGGAATCCCGTCCCAGGCCACCCGCCGCTCTGCGGGGACAGATGCGGGAGTCGGCGTGCCCGCACCCACCGTCAGCACCGGCGGCACGGGGCCGACCCGAGAGCGCGGCCCCGGGAACCGCTCCGCAGGCGGGCACCGCGCGGTCGGCTCGGCCCGgcccagcagaggcaggcagaggcaggcgcCGAGCGCCCCAGGCCGCCGGCGGAGAGACCGACCCGAGCGCCGCGCCCCGCACGCGCAGGCCCGCCCCGGCCTCGCCAACGACCCAGAGCCAGGCCGACCCGCTCACGccgggcccgccgccgccgccgccgccgccgccgccatacCTTCTCCTCGCCATCGTAGATGCGCACCCCGCGCTGCTGGATCACCAGGGTCTCATTAAGCTCCAGGAGGCCGCTGGTCCACACGAAGCGGTCCATGGCCGACGCTAAGCCGGCCGCCGCCACTCGCCAGCCCGCCCGCCTACGCCGGCGCCAGCGCTCCCGGCCCGCGAGTCCTGCGCCAGGCGGACggcggcgccccctggcggcgagCGTGGCGGAGGTCGCCTTCCAGGGAGGGTGGGCACGGGAAGGGGGGGCGTGTGCGGCGCTCGAGGGCGTGGAGGCGTGCGTGTCGCGCCCCCTGGCGGTCAGTCCGCCAATGGCCTTTTAGACCCTTGCTGGGCAGCGCGGTCCACCCCATCCTAAGCCCTCAGCGTAGAGGGAGCCCACACTGTAGCTTGGACTTCTTATTGTCCTTTACGCCTGCGTATCCGTAGCAGTTTTCTTGTCGGTGCCTGTCATTTCATTAAAGGctataattttttcttcaaatgagAATTGATGgcacgattttttttttatacagctgcgttaagtccttgtgctccttttccttttccctcctaAGATCGCTTTCATTTAAACATTTCCAGTATTAATACAGACATCCTGAATTTACTCTAGGCTGTATTTCAACATAGAGCTCCCATAATGTATCTGTTGATTGCTGCACACAAAACCCATCCGTGGCTTGCACCTCCCCCACCTCAGGCTTTCGACCCTGCTTATGTATTTTACAATCGTAAATGAGCTACGAATATTTGACTGTCTGCAAGTACCATCTGTTTTCCTCCTTAGGATTCTATTCTTAGAGCCGATTATGTATTGGAGACATATTTAGCCAGAGTGAAGTGTCACCAGCAAACTGGTCTTTTGCAGGCCAGGTAGCCCCAGCTATGTTACACATTatcatttctgttcatttctgcTACTTGAccgttattttttagtttttcatttgctggtgaggctatttcttttttggagatttatttatttatttgaaaggcagaatgacacacagagagaaggagaggcagagagagagaggtcttccatcagttgtttcactccccaaacggccccttttggggctggaattgggccaatccaaagccaggagccaggagcttcttcagggtctcccacatgggtccaagagcccaaggacttgggccatcttccactgctttcccgggcaataacagagagctggatcggaaatggagcagccaggactcaaaactggcacccatatgggatgccagcatgcaggcagtggctttacccactaagccacagctggTGCTTATAGCCCCAAGgctatttcttactttaaaatttctttgtttatttgacaggcagacacacggagaaaagagaaatggacagaAATACAGGGAGAGCTCCCAAGAGACCAGCACCGGGCACAGCATGTGAAACCACCAcctacggggccagcgctgtggtgcagtgggttaaagccctggcctgaagcgccggcatcccatatgggagctggttcacgtctcggctgctccacttcctatccagctctctgctgtatcctgagatagcagtggaagacggcccaagtccttgggcccctgcacccgcgcgggagacccagaagaagctcctgggctcctggcttccaatcggcacagctctggccgttgcaaccatttggggagtgaaccatcagatggaagcctctctctctctctctctctctctctctctctgtctctacctctctgtaactctttctgtctttcaagtaaacaaaaattaaatcctttaaaaaaaaaaaaaaaacctacagcacAGGATGAGCAcgtgttggagtcccagctgctgggcctccaatccagctccctgctggtgtgcctgaaaaggcagcagaggatggtccaagctttggcctggcaccagccttgccattgaggccatttggggagtgaatcggtggatggaaaatctctttctctctgtcttaaaaataaatctttaaacacacacacacacaccctcacaccctgTGGTGGGCTcaaaagaggaagaggacagggctgggcattgtggcattaccagttaagccactgcctgcacaaattcaagtcctggctgttccacttcagatcgagctccctactaatgcgcctgagaaagcagcaaagatggtccaagtccttgggcccctgcacctgtgtgggagacccagaagagggtcctggctcctggtttcggcctggcccagccctagttgttacggacatttgcggagtaaaccagagtagaagacattcattcactcattctttctctctctctctgtctctctcacccgaGCCGCGGGCCCTGCGGCCTCTTCCGGAATCCCGTCCCAGGCCACCCGCCGCTCTGCGGGGACAGATGCGGGAGTCGGCATGCCCGCACCCACCGTCAGCACCGGCGGCACGGGGCCGACCCGAGAGCGCGGCCCCGGGAACCGCTCCGCAGGCGGGCACCGCGCGGTCGGCTCGGCCCGgcccagcagaggcaggcagaggcaggcgcCGAGCGCCCCAGGCCGCCGGCGGAGAGACCGACCCGAGCGCCGCGCCCCGCACGCGCAGGCCCGCCCCGGCCTCGCCAACGACCCAGAGCCAGGCCGACCCGCTCACGccgggcccgccgccgccgccgccgccgccgccatacCTTCTCCTCGCCATCGTAGATGCGCACCCCGCGCTGCTGGATCACCAGGGTCTCATTAAGCTCCAGGAGGCCGCTGGTCCACACGAAGCGGTCCATGGCCGACGCTAAGCCGGCCGCCGCCACTCGCCAGCCCGCCCGCCTACGCCGGCGCCGGCGCTCCCGGCCCGCGAGTCCTGCGCCAGGCGGACggcggcgccccctggcggcgagCGTGGCGGAGGTCGCCTTCCAGGGAGGGTGGGCACGGGAAGGGGGGGCGTGTGCGGCGCTCGAGGGCGTGGAGGCGTGCGTGTCGCGCCCCCTGGCGGTCAGTCCGCCAATGGCCTTTTAGACCCTTGCTGGGCAGCGCGGTCCACCCCATCCTAAGCCCTCAGCGTAGAGGGAGCCCACACTGTAGCTTGGACTTCTTATTGTCCTTTACGCCTGCGTATCCGTAGCAGTTTTCTTGTCGGTGCCTGTCATTTCATTAAAGGctataattttttcttcaaatgagAATTGATGgcacgattttttttttatacagctgcgttaagtccttgtgctccttttccttttccctcctaAGATCGCTTTCATTTAAACATTTCCAGTATTAATACAGACATCCTGAATTTACTCTAGGCTGTATTTCAACATAGAGCTCCCATAATGTATCTGTTGATTGCTGCACACAAAACCCATCCGTGGCTTGCACCTCCCCCACCTCAGGCTTTCGACCCTGCTTATGTATTTTACAATCGTAAATGAGCTACGAATATTTGACTGTCTGCAAGTACCATCTGTTTTCCTCCTTAGGATTCTATTCTTAGAGCCGATTATGTATTGGAGACATATTTAGCCAGAGTGAAGTGTCACCAGCAAACTGGTCTTTTGCAGGCCAGGTAGCCCCAGCTATGTTACACATTatcatttctgttcatttctgcTACTTGAccgttattttttagtttttcatttgctggtgaggctatttcttttttggagatttatttatttatttgaaaggcagaatgacacacagagagaaggagaggcagagagagagaggtcttccatcagttgtttcactccccaaacggccccttttggggctggaattgggccaatccaaagccaggagccaggagcttcttcagggtctcccacatgggtccaagagcccaaggacttgggccatcttccactgctttcccgggcaataacagagagctggatcggaaatggagcagccaggactcaaaactggcacccatatgggatgccagcatgcaggcagtggctttacccactaagccacagctggTGCTTATAGCCCCAAGgctatttcttactttaaaatttctttgtttatttgacaggcagacacacacacggagaaaagagaaatggacagaAATACAGGGAGAGCTCCCAAGAGACCAGCACCGGGCACAGCATGTGAAACCACCAcctacggggccagcgctgtggtgcagtgggttaaagccctggcctgaagcgccggcatcccatatgggagctggttcacgtctcggctgctccacttcctatccagctctctgctgtatcctgagatagcagtggaagacggcccaagtccttgggcccctgcacccgcgcgggagacccagaagaagctcctgggctcctggcttccaatcggcacagctctggccgttgcaaccatttggggagtgaaccatcagatggaagcctctctctctctctctctctctctctctctgtctctacctctctgtaactctttctgtctttcaagtaaacaaaaattaaatcctttaaaaaaaaaaaaaaaacctacagcacAGGATGAGCAcgtgttggagtcccagctgctgggcctccaatccagctccctgctggtgtgcctgaaaaggcagcagaggatggtccaagctttggcctggcaccagccttgccattgaggccatttggggagtgaatcggtggatggaaaatctctttctctctgtcttaaaaataaatctttaaacacacacacacacaccctcacaccctgTGGTGGGCTcaaaagaggaagaggaca
The DNA window shown above is from Oryctolagus cuniculus chromosome 9, mOryCun1.1, whole genome shotgun sequence and carries:
- the LOC138843814 gene encoding uncharacterized protein — encoded protein: MCTLLCLRYHVRYRHVSTLTTFPNQTARKEKWQLNTSGNYQCSWAAPETPGGTTWLRHHPTHWLPTPSTLQDSHIRTSKQEPEPRALRPLPESRPRPPAALRGQMRESACPHPPSAPAARGRPESAAPGTAPQAGTARSARPGPAEAGRGRRRAPQAAGGETDPSAAPRTRRPAPASPTTQSQADPLTPGPPPPPPPPPPYLLLAIVDAHPALLDHQGLIKLQEAAGPHEAVHGRR